One genomic region from Rosa rugosa chromosome 1, drRosRugo1.1, whole genome shotgun sequence encodes:
- the LOC133725470 gene encoding uncharacterized protein LOC133725470, protein MWFLSELHKALEMNTQNMPQLTFISDTQKDIADAVRRKFPNSVHDICIRHLSESIGKEFKNPRLVHLLWKAAQATTTSGFKEKMAEIEEVSLDAAKWLQQFHPSRWAFVYFEGTHYGHFSSNIEEFNKWILEARELPIIQVIERIHGKLMTEFEERRKQSNSWFSLLAPSAENYILEAISRASTYQVLRSDQVEFEVLSADRSDIVNIGTHCCSCREWQLYGLPCSHAVAALISCQKDVYAFTEKCFTAASYRETYAGEIYPIEAKPRWVKTEEAAMTDDDDNRVFVRPPKIRRLPGRPEKKRVCVEGINPGKHTVCCSLCNQTGHYKTTCKERF, encoded by the coding sequence ATGTGGTTCTTGTCAGAGTTGCACAAGGCACTAGAGATGAACACCCAAAATATGCCACAGCTCACATTTATATCTGATACACAGAAGGACATTGCAGACGCTGTGAGAAGGAaattcccaaattctgtacatGATATTTGCATTCGCCACTTGAGTGAAAGCATTGGAAAAGAATTCAAGAACCCAAGGCTTGTTCATCTGTTATGGAAAGCTGCACAAGCCACTACTACGAGTGGTTTCAAAGAAAAAATGGCTGAAATAGAGGAGGTTTCTTTAGATGCTGCAAAATGGCTGCAACAATTTCATCCTTCCCGCTGGGCATTTGTGTATTTTGAAGGAACACATTATGGTCATTTCTCATCAAATATTGAGGAGTTCAATAAATGGATTCTGGAAGCTCGTgaattgcccataatccaggtgATTGAAAGGATTCATGGTAAATTGATGACGGAGTTTGAAGAACGGCGTAAGCAAAGTAATTCTTGGTTTTCCTTACTTGCTCCATCTGCTGAGAACTATATTTTAGAAGCCATCAGCCGTGCATCCACATATCAGGTCCTTAGATCTGATCAAGTTGAATTTGAGGTCCTCTCAGCTGATCGATCAGACATAGTGAATATTGGAACCCATTGTTGTTCCTGCCGCGAATGGCAGCTATATGGTTTACCATGTTCCCATGCTGTTGCTGCCCTCATCTCATGTCAGAAAGATGTATATGCCTTTACAGAGAAATGTTTTACTGCAGCAAGTTACCGTGAGACGTATGCTGGAGAGATATATCCCATTGAAGCAAAACCCCGATGGGTTAAGACAGAAGAGGCTGCAATgactgatgatgatgataatcgAGTTTTTGTGCGACCTCCTAAGATTCGTAGGCTGCCAGGGCGCCCCGAAAAGAAACGGGTTTGTGTAGAAGGCATTAATCCTGGCAAACATACTGTATGTTGCAGTCTCTGTAATCAGACCGGACATTATAAGACAACCTGCAAAGAGAGATTCTGA
- the LOC133741227 gene encoding uncharacterized protein LOC133741227 isoform X2 — protein MVVLNWLFQDGFVFEAITMALVRVISTKDDRFVVLGWCTFVRAVLEYESSITQFPMNGIKERYPDLLKILASCIPHLSVVLHKGSTLQDGYELPSRLAVCAADCFLALSEALIRKAKVRSNKAKLSDSKAQKRLVTLVALDDGDKKAKPAPESLDVSNMELDYILIWDHLEEVLGLVQKLLAWSRKGRPLHAKGLEQVLKWLHEIKGHYRNVKAEAGSKVIKTGILLLSSCWKHYGMLMHLEDQKFSQHYKELLDQYLAGIQFYAGHTENKDGSSETIKVFLNCLCLLLGRFDSKKFESVVSEYGMRISQVLVPQLHSAADDVIDGVVCIFKALIFKQKSPGSSLTDTGEVDAVLPLLIHLLDERDGTARAVVLLIAEYCLMSRDSQCLKEVIERLASENVQQRRNAVDVISEVIHMSSDSKYVHTQLSWHDIAKNLIVLLEDEETAIREQASSLLPLIDPSLVLPALVNLIYSGDERLQSTASDACVVVLKYHSENAEVICMLLDCLGNLSQNVNQDTGSKLESDRVLRLIPEWSKSVQSWNFLIEPLIDKMFAEPSNANIVRFLSHISEHLAEAADVVLSCVLMHAKRCKVMDDSSFSRLECQTDKSEDSEKMQQTLFEHLCPLLVIKMLPLRVFNNLDSTIMYGQLSNQGIVHGIHSSLLFFCPMILKH, from the exons ATGGTGGTTTTGAACTGGCTATTTCAGGACGGTTTTGTTTTCGAAGCTATTACCATGGCTCTGGTAAGAGTGATTTCGACGAAGGATGATCGGTTTGTTGTGCTTGGCTGGTGTACTTTTGTACGTGCTGTATTGGAGTATGAGAGCTCTATTACTCAATTTCCGATGAATG GGATAAAGGAGAGGTATCCTGATTTGTTGAAGATACTCGCTTCGTGCATTCCGCATCTCTCTGTTGTTCTGCACAAAGGAAG CACTTTGCAGGATGGATATGAACTGCCCTCTCGCCTTGCTGTGTGTGCTGCTGATTGTTTTCTGGCTCTCTCGGAAGCGTTGATCAGAAAAGCTAAAGTTCGAAGTAACAAGGCAAAGTTATCAGATTCAAAGGCACAAAAGCGGCTGGTTACTTTGGTGGCCCTTGATGATGGTGATAAAAAAGCAAAACCAGCTCCTGAATCTTTAGACGTTTCAAACATGGAATTGGACTATATACTTATTTGGGATCATTTAGAGGAAGTTCTTGGTCTAGTACAGAAACTCCTTGCT TGGAGCAGAAAAGGCCGACCCTTACATGCCAAAGGATTGGAGCAAGTGCTTAAGTGGTTGCACGAGATTAAAGGACATTATCGTAACGTGAAAGCTGAGGCAG GCTCGAAGGTTATCAAAACTGGAATATTGCTACTGTCTTCTTGTTGGAAGCATTATGGCATGCTAATGCATTTGGAAGATCAGAAATTTTCCCAGCATTACAAAGAATTGTTGGATCAATACTTAGCAGGCATACAG tttTATGCAGGTCACACTGAGAATAAGGATGGGAGTTCTGAGACCATAAAGGTTTTCCTGAATTGTTTATGCCTTCTACTGGGGCGATTTGATAGCAAGAAATTTGAGAGCGTAGTCTCAGAATACGGGATGAGGATATCTCAGGTTCTTGTACCACAG CTTCATTCTGCTGCTGATGATGTTATAGACGGGGTTGTGTGCATATTCAAAGCATTAATATTTAAGCAAAAATCACCTGGAAGCAGTCTCACCGACACCGGAGAGGTGGATGCTGTGCTTCCATTGCTGATTCACCTTCTAGATGAACGGGATGGCACAGCTAGAGCTGTGGTTCTGCTTATAGCAGAATACTGCTTGAT GAGCAGAGACAGTCAGTGCCTTAAAGAAGTTATTGAGCGCCTTGCTTCTGAAAATGTCCAACAGAGGAGGAATGCAGTTGATGTTATATCAGAAGTCATACATATGTCGTCAGATTCAAAATACGTACATACCCAGCTATCATG GCACGATATAGCAAAGAACTTGATTGTGCtacttgaagatgaagaaactgcaATTCGGGAACAAGCATCCAGTTTGCTTCCATTAATTG ACCCTTCATTAGTTTTACCTGCTTTAGTTAATCTGATTTACTCCGGGGATGAAAGATTGCAATCAACTGCCAGTGATGCCTGTGTTGTGGTGCTCAAATATCATAGCGAGAATGCTGAAGTTATATGTATGCTGCTTGACTGTCTTGG CAACCTCAGCCAAAATGTAAATCAAGACACAG GATCAAAATTGGAGAGCGATCGAGTGCTTAGGCTAATCCCAGAGTGGTCTAAAAGT GTCCAAAGCTGGAACTTCTTGATTGAACCGTTGATTGACAAGATGTTTGCAGAGCCATCCAACGCAAACATTGTGAGGTTTTTGAGTCATATAAGTGAGCACTTGGCAGAAGCTGCTGATGTGGTGCTCTCTTGTGTTCTAATGCATGCTAAACGATGTAAAGT GATGGATGACAGCAGCTTCTCTAGATTGGAGTGTCAGACTGATAAAAGTGAGGACTCCGAGAAAATGCAACAGACCCTTTTTGAACACCTTTGCCCATTGCTTGTAATTAAGATGCTTCCGCTGAGAGTATTTAATAATCTGGATTCAACTATCATGTATGGTCAACTTTCCAATCAAGGCATTGTTCATGGTAtacactcctctctcctcttcttctgccCGATGATATTAAAGCACTGA
- the LOC133741227 gene encoding uncharacterized protein LOC133741227 isoform X1 has product MVVLNWLFQDGFVFEAITMALVRVISTKDDRFVVLGWCTFVRAVLEYESSITQFPMNGIKERYPDLLKILASCIPHLSVVLHKGSTLQDGYELPSRLAVCAADCFLALSEALIRKAKVRSNKAKLSDSKAQKRLVTLVALDDGDKKAKPAPESLDVSNMELDYILIWDHLEEVLGLVQKLLAWSRKGRPLHAKGLEQVLKWLHEIKGHYRNVKAEAGSKVIKTGILLLSSCWKHYGMLMHLEDQKFSQHYKELLDQYLAGIQFYAGHTENKDGSSETIKVFLNCLCLLLGRFDSKKFESVVSEYGMRISQVLVPQLHSAADDVIDGVVCIFKALIFKQKSPGSSLTDTGEVDAVLPLLIHLLDERDGTARAVVLLIAEYCLMSRDSQCLKEVIERLASENVQQRRNAVDVISEVIHMSSDSKYVHTQLSWHDIAKNLIVLLEDEETAIREQASSLLPLIDPSLVLPALVNLIYSGDERLQSTASDACVVVLKYHSENAEVICMLLDCLGNLSQNVNQDTGSKLESDRVLRLIPEWSKSVQSWNFLIEPLIDKMFAEPSNANIVRFLSHISEHLAEAADVVLSCVLMHAKRCKVPCRMDDSSFSRLECQTDKSEDSEKMQQTLFEHLCPLLVIKMLPLRVFNNLDSTIMYGQLSNQGIVHGIHSSLLFFCPMILKH; this is encoded by the exons ATGGTGGTTTTGAACTGGCTATTTCAGGACGGTTTTGTTTTCGAAGCTATTACCATGGCTCTGGTAAGAGTGATTTCGACGAAGGATGATCGGTTTGTTGTGCTTGGCTGGTGTACTTTTGTACGTGCTGTATTGGAGTATGAGAGCTCTATTACTCAATTTCCGATGAATG GGATAAAGGAGAGGTATCCTGATTTGTTGAAGATACTCGCTTCGTGCATTCCGCATCTCTCTGTTGTTCTGCACAAAGGAAG CACTTTGCAGGATGGATATGAACTGCCCTCTCGCCTTGCTGTGTGTGCTGCTGATTGTTTTCTGGCTCTCTCGGAAGCGTTGATCAGAAAAGCTAAAGTTCGAAGTAACAAGGCAAAGTTATCAGATTCAAAGGCACAAAAGCGGCTGGTTACTTTGGTGGCCCTTGATGATGGTGATAAAAAAGCAAAACCAGCTCCTGAATCTTTAGACGTTTCAAACATGGAATTGGACTATATACTTATTTGGGATCATTTAGAGGAAGTTCTTGGTCTAGTACAGAAACTCCTTGCT TGGAGCAGAAAAGGCCGACCCTTACATGCCAAAGGATTGGAGCAAGTGCTTAAGTGGTTGCACGAGATTAAAGGACATTATCGTAACGTGAAAGCTGAGGCAG GCTCGAAGGTTATCAAAACTGGAATATTGCTACTGTCTTCTTGTTGGAAGCATTATGGCATGCTAATGCATTTGGAAGATCAGAAATTTTCCCAGCATTACAAAGAATTGTTGGATCAATACTTAGCAGGCATACAG tttTATGCAGGTCACACTGAGAATAAGGATGGGAGTTCTGAGACCATAAAGGTTTTCCTGAATTGTTTATGCCTTCTACTGGGGCGATTTGATAGCAAGAAATTTGAGAGCGTAGTCTCAGAATACGGGATGAGGATATCTCAGGTTCTTGTACCACAG CTTCATTCTGCTGCTGATGATGTTATAGACGGGGTTGTGTGCATATTCAAAGCATTAATATTTAAGCAAAAATCACCTGGAAGCAGTCTCACCGACACCGGAGAGGTGGATGCTGTGCTTCCATTGCTGATTCACCTTCTAGATGAACGGGATGGCACAGCTAGAGCTGTGGTTCTGCTTATAGCAGAATACTGCTTGAT GAGCAGAGACAGTCAGTGCCTTAAAGAAGTTATTGAGCGCCTTGCTTCTGAAAATGTCCAACAGAGGAGGAATGCAGTTGATGTTATATCAGAAGTCATACATATGTCGTCAGATTCAAAATACGTACATACCCAGCTATCATG GCACGATATAGCAAAGAACTTGATTGTGCtacttgaagatgaagaaactgcaATTCGGGAACAAGCATCCAGTTTGCTTCCATTAATTG ACCCTTCATTAGTTTTACCTGCTTTAGTTAATCTGATTTACTCCGGGGATGAAAGATTGCAATCAACTGCCAGTGATGCCTGTGTTGTGGTGCTCAAATATCATAGCGAGAATGCTGAAGTTATATGTATGCTGCTTGACTGTCTTGG CAACCTCAGCCAAAATGTAAATCAAGACACAG GATCAAAATTGGAGAGCGATCGAGTGCTTAGGCTAATCCCAGAGTGGTCTAAAAGT GTCCAAAGCTGGAACTTCTTGATTGAACCGTTGATTGACAAGATGTTTGCAGAGCCATCCAACGCAAACATTGTGAGGTTTTTGAGTCATATAAGTGAGCACTTGGCAGAAGCTGCTGATGTGGTGCTCTCTTGTGTTCTAATGCATGCTAAACGATGTAAAGT TCCTTGCAGGATGGATGACAGCAGCTTCTCTAGATTGGAGTGTCAGACTGATAAAAGTGAGGACTCCGAGAAAATGCAACAGACCCTTTTTGAACACCTTTGCCCATTGCTTGTAATTAAGATGCTTCCGCTGAGAGTATTTAATAATCTGGATTCAACTATCATGTATGGTCAACTTTCCAATCAAGGCATTGTTCATGGTAtacactcctctctcctcttcttctgccCGATGATATTAAAGCACTGA
- the LOC133725469 gene encoding adenylosuccinate synthetase 2, chloroplastic-like, which yields MNNLSAFAALDANPLSKTCYLGTHHNRFNLLQRPRNVVVCSVKPSVASPSLLSVAGSPNSGPNRIESLTQVSGVLGCQWGDEGKGKLVDILAEHFDIVARCQGGANAGHTIYNAEGKKFALHLVPSGILNEDTLCVIGNGVVVHLPGLFKEIDGLESNGVSCKGRILVSDRAHLLFDFHQAVDGLRESELAKSFIGTTKRGIGPCYSSKVIRNGIRVGDLRHMDTLPQKLDLLLSDAASRFKGFEYGPQMLREEVEKYKRFAERLEPFIADTVLVVNEAISEKKKILVEGGQATMLDIDFGTYPFVTSSSPSAGGICTGLGIAPRVLGDLVGVVKAYTTRVGSGPFPTENLGKEGDLLRLQGQEFGTTTGRPRRCGWLDIVALKYCCQINGFSSVNLTKLDVLSDFPAIQLGVAYKTSDGTPIKSFPGDLRLLEQVKVEYEVLPGWNTDISNVRSYSELPKAARQYVERIEELVGVPIHYIGVGPGRDALIYK from the exons ATGAACAACCTCTCAGCCTTTGCAGCCCTTGATGCCAACCCACTCTCCAAAACATGCTATTTGGGCACCCACCACAACAGGTTTAATCTCCTCCAGCGCCCCAGAAATGTTGTTGTATGCTCAGTGAAGCCCTCAGTTGCCTCCCCCTCATTGCTAAGTGTGGCTGGGTCCCCCAACAGTGGGCCTAATCGAATTGAGTCTCTAACCCAGGTCTCAGGAGTTTTGGGGTGCCAGTGGGGTGATGAAGGTAAAGGCAAACTCGTTGACATCTTGGCCGAGCACTTTGACATTGTTGCTCGTTGTCAG GGAGGAGCTAATGCTGGACACACCATTTACAATGCAGAAGGAAAGAAGTTTGCACTTCACCTTGTTCCCTCAGGTATTCTCAATGAGGATACTCTCTGTGTTATAGGGAATGGTGTTGTGGTGCATCTTCCGGGCCTCTTTAAAGAGATTGATGGCCTCGAATCTAATGGAGTGTCTTGCAAGGGAAGGATATTGGTCTCTGATCGTGCTCACCTCTTATTTGATTTCCACCAAGCAGTGGATGGGCTTCGAGAATCCGAGCTTGCTAAATCTTTCATTGGTACTACCAAGAGAGGCATTGGACCTTGTTACTCTAGCAAGGTTATCCGGAATGGCATTCGAGTTGGTGACTTGAGGCACATGGATACTTTACCTCAGAAGCTAGATCTTCTGTTGTCAGATGCTGCATCAAGATTCAAAGGTTTTGAGTATGGCCCCCAGATGCTTAGAGAAGAAGTAGAAAAGTACAAGAGATTTGCTGAGAGATTGGAACCCTTCATTGCTGATACTGTACTTGTTGTGAATGAAGCCATCTCtgagaagaaaaagattttAGTTGAAGGGGGTCAGGCAACAATGTTGGATATTGACTTTGGAACGTACCCCTTTGTCACTTCCTCAAGTCCTTCAGCTGGTGGGATTTGTACCGGTCTTGGCATTGCTCCCAGAGTTTTAGGTGATCTCGTTGGAGTG GTGAAAGCATACACTACAAGAGTTGGTTCTGGTCCTTTCCCCACAGAAAACTTAGGTAAAGAGGGTGACCTTCTTAGGTTGCAAGGTCAGGAGTTTGGCACAACTACTGGTCGCCCTCGTCGCTGTGGTTGGCTTGATATAGTAGCACTGAAATACTGCTGCCAGATTAATGGCTTTTCTTCTGTCAATCTCACCAAACTAGATGTTTTGTCTGATTTTCCCGCAATTCAGTTGGGTGTTGCCTACAAAACTAGTGACGGCACACCAATCAAATCATTCCCTGGAGATCTTCGCCTTCTTGAGCAAGTGAAG GTGGAATATGAAGTATTGCCCGGATGGAATACTGACATCTCTAATGTAAGAAGCTACTCTGAACTTCCAAAGGCTGCACGTCAGTACGTGGAAAGAATAGAAGAACTTGTTGGTGTACCTATCCATTACATTGGTGTCGGGCCTGGACGTGATGCCCTCATTTACAAATAG